In one Actinomycetota bacterium genomic region, the following are encoded:
- a CDS encoding PAS domain S-box protein — protein MTRPDGDRERSAGEETRLALLAAIVDSSDDAIISKDLDGIITSWNPAAERMYGYTADEIVGKSVALLRRADRADEMVNILNRIRTGHRIDHYETTRVRKNGSTVAVSLTVSPVHDSSGRITGASTIARDVTERMRAEEHVRAASQYARSLIEASLDPLVTISPEGKITDVNEATVKVTGVERESLIGTDFSDYFTEPGQAREGYQRVFAEGAVTDYPLTIRHRDGQLTDVLYNASVYKDAQGSVLGVFAAARDVTAQKQASQYARSLIEASLDPLVTISPEGKITDVNEATVKVTGVERESLIGTDFSDYFTEPSQAREGYQRVFAEGAVTDYPLTIRHRDGQLTDVLYNASVYKDAQGS, from the coding sequence ATGACGCGACCCGACGGTGATCGAGAGCGATCCGCCGGCGAAGAGACTCGCCTTGCGCTTTTGGCCGCCATCGTCGATTCCTCCGACGACGCGATCATCAGCAAGGACCTGGACGGGATCATCACCAGTTGGAACCCGGCTGCCGAGAGGATGTACGGGTATACGGCCGACGAGATAGTTGGTAAGTCCGTCGCGCTGCTGAGGCGCGCGGACAGAGCCGACGAGATGGTGAACATCCTTAACCGGATCCGAACCGGCCATCGCATCGACCACTACGAGACCACAAGGGTCAGGAAGAACGGTAGTACGGTCGCCGTGTCGCTGACCGTGTCTCCTGTTCACGATTCAAGCGGCAGGATCACCGGCGCTTCGACCATCGCCCGCGACGTCACCGAACGCATGCGGGCCGAGGAGCACGTCCGCGCCGCCTCCCAGTACGCGCGAAGTTTGATTGAGGCCAGCCTCGACCCCCTCGTCACGATCAGCCCCGAAGGCAAGATCACCGACGTGAACGAGGCCACCGTCAAGGTGACCGGCGTCGAGCGGGAGAGCTTGATCGGTACCGACTTCTCCGACTACTTCACCGAGCCGGGCCAAGCTCGCGAGGGCTACCAGCGGGTCTTCGCCGAAGGGGCCGTCACCGACTACCCCCTGACCATTCGCCATCGCGACGGACAACTCACCGACGTGTTGTACAACGCCTCGGTCTACAAAGATGCCCAAGGCAGTGTGCTTGGAGTCTTCGCGGCCGCGCGCGACGTCACCGCGCAAAAGCAGGCCTCTCAGTACGCGCGAAGTTTGATCGAGGCCAGCCTCGACCCGCTCGTTACCATCAGCCCCGAAGGCAAGATCACCGACGTAAACGAAGCCACCGTCAAGGTGACCGGCGTCGAGCGGGAGAGCTTGATCGGGACCGACTTCTCCGACTACTTCACCGAGCCGAGCCAAGCTCGTGAGGGCTACCAGCGGGTCTTCGCCGAAGGGGCCGTCACCGACTACCCCCTGACCATTCGCCATCGCGACGGACAACTCACCGACGTGTTGTACAACGCCTCGGTCTACAAAGATGCCCAAGGCAGTG
- a CDS encoding response regulator, whose amino-acid sequence MTHGVTTKRVLIIDDQPDIRLMCRVNLALEGFEVVEAGDGETGLAAARQGGIDLILLDVMMPGIDGWQVLAELKSDPGTNAIPVVLLTARVTREDEIRGWKAGAADYLPKPFNPSALTKVASRTLLVSDEDERRRRALQKLSII is encoded by the coding sequence ATGACGCACGGTGTTACCACCAAACGCGTTCTTATCATCGACGACCAGCCGGACATTCGCCTGATGTGCCGGGTGAACCTCGCATTGGAGGGGTTTGAGGTCGTGGAGGCCGGTGATGGCGAGACAGGGCTCGCTGCCGCGCGCCAAGGTGGGATCGACCTCATCTTGCTCGACGTGATGATGCCGGGTATCGACGGCTGGCAGGTGCTTGCGGAGTTGAAGTCGGATCCGGGAACGAACGCGATTCCCGTTGTTTTGCTGACCGCGCGAGTGACCCGTGAAGACGAGATCCGCGGCTGGAAGGCCGGCGCGGCCGACTATTTGCCCAAGCCGTTCAACCCCTCCGCGTTGACAAAGGTCGCCAGCCGAACGCTTCTCGTTTCAGACGAAGACGAGCGCCGTCGGCGCGCGCTCCAGAAGTTGAGCATCATCTGA
- a CDS encoding pitrilysin family protein, producing the protein MPRQPRPPATAIAVERATLSNGLRVVLAPDRSSPTVFVGAYYDVGFRSEPQGRAGFAHLFEHLMFQGSATLEKGLHDRLTTGNGGINNGSTRNDFTNYFELMPSNALEVALFLEADRMREIRLTPENLQNQIDVVKEEIRVNVHNQPYGGFPWLYLPMTLFETFPNAHDAYGDFADLDAATIEEVAEFFDRYYAPGNCVLTVAGDFDVTEAMQHVERHFGGIAAREVPPTVDAREPLPGRERRDARRDPHAPQPALAIGYRIPDPIRAFDEYAATVLCCQLLTGGEASRLHQRLLKTDRIASHVDGDVGLVAGTFEVRDPSMLQVQVFYPDGQGPDRILRAIDEEIERIAEGVDAAELDRFRNAYLADYLGGVDSLMQRGMLLAALEQQRGRAELLNELPGILTRIQPEDVAKVAAQWLTSDNRAVLELLPGAAG; encoded by the coding sequence GTGCCACGACAGCCGCGACCTCCCGCAACGGCAATCGCCGTCGAGCGCGCGACGCTGTCGAACGGCCTTCGCGTCGTCCTGGCCCCCGACCGCTCGTCCCCTACCGTGTTTGTCGGCGCCTACTACGACGTTGGTTTTCGCTCGGAACCCCAAGGGCGCGCCGGGTTTGCCCATTTATTCGAACACCTGATGTTCCAGGGGTCGGCAACCCTGGAGAAGGGACTTCACGACCGCCTGACGACGGGCAACGGCGGAATCAACAACGGCAGCACTAGAAACGACTTCACCAATTATTTCGAGCTGATGCCGTCGAATGCCCTAGAGGTCGCACTGTTCCTCGAGGCCGACCGGATGCGAGAGATCCGCCTGACGCCGGAGAACCTGCAAAACCAGATCGACGTGGTGAAGGAAGAGATCCGCGTCAACGTTCACAACCAGCCTTACGGCGGCTTCCCCTGGCTATACCTACCGATGACGCTCTTCGAGACGTTCCCAAACGCACATGACGCCTACGGGGACTTCGCCGACCTGGACGCGGCAACCATCGAAGAGGTGGCCGAGTTCTTTGACCGGTACTACGCGCCAGGCAACTGCGTTCTGACAGTCGCCGGTGACTTCGACGTGACGGAGGCCATGCAGCACGTCGAACGGCACTTCGGAGGTATCGCCGCGCGCGAGGTCCCACCCACCGTGGACGCGCGCGAGCCGCTGCCCGGCAGGGAACGCCGCGACGCCCGACGGGATCCCCACGCTCCTCAGCCCGCGCTGGCAATCGGGTATCGGATTCCCGACCCCATCCGCGCGTTCGACGAGTACGCGGCGACCGTCCTGTGCTGTCAGTTGTTGACCGGCGGCGAGGCGTCCCGACTTCACCAGCGGCTGCTCAAGACCGACCGAATCGCCAGCCACGTTGACGGCGATGTCGGGCTGGTCGCAGGCACCTTCGAGGTGCGCGACCCCTCGATGCTGCAAGTGCAGGTCTTCTACCCCGACGGCCAGGGACCGGATCGCATCCTGCGCGCGATCGATGAAGAGATCGAGCGGATCGCCGAGGGTGTGGACGCAGCCGAGCTGGACCGCTTCCGCAACGCGTACCTCGCCGACTACCTCGGAGGAGTCGACAGCCTCATGCAGCGCGGCATGCTCCTCGCCGCGCTCGAGCAGCAGCGCGGCCGGGCGGAACTGCTGAACGAACTGCCGGGCATCCTCACGCGAATCCAACCCGAGGACGTCGCCAAGGTAGCCGCCCAGTGGCTCACGTCCGACAACCGAGCCGTGCTCGAACTCCTACCCGGGGCCGCCGGATGA